The Thioflexithrix psekupsensis genomic interval AAGCAGAACAAGCCGCGGCACAATTGGTATTGGATTATTTAGTAAAAGTATGAAACAACATTGTGGTTATGCGGCAATTATCGGGCGGCCGAATGTCGGTAAATCGACCTTATTAAATCATTTAATTGGTCAAAAATTAAGCATTACTTCGCGTAAACCCCAAACCACGCGCCATCGTTTATTGGGGATTAAAACACAGGACAATACGCAGTTTATTTATGTGGATACCCCCGGCTTGCATCAACGTCAAGGCCATGCGATGAATCGTTATTTAAATCGCGCGGCGATCAGTAGTTTAGTGGGTGTTGATGTGGTGGTGTGGGTGGTGGAAGCGTCAAAATGGACTCAAGAAGATGATCATGTATTGAGCATTTTGCGGGATCATTCTTCCAATATTCCCGTGATATTAGCGATTAATAAAGTGGATCAATTAGCAGATCGGGAATTGTTACTGCCTTTTATTGCGCAATTGCAGGATAAATATTCTTTTTCTGATATTTTCCCAATTTCGGCATTAAGAGGCATTAATTTAAGCGAATTAGAACAGAAAATTGCCACTTATTTACCCGAAAGTGAATGGCATTTTCCTGAGGATCAATTGACGGATCGCAGTGAGCGTTTTTTGGTTGCGGAAATTGTGCGAGAAAAGTTAATTCGACGTTTAGGCGAAGAGTTACCGTATCGTTTAACGGTGCAAGTGGAACATTTCGCCGATGAAGAGGGTTTAGCGCATATTAGCGCGTTAATTTGGGTGGAGCGTGACAGTCAAAAAGCCATTGTGATCGGTAAACAAGGCCAATTATTAAAACAAGTCGGCACCGAAGCCCGCGAGGCGATTGTAGAATTACTGGGCAGAAAAGTCTTTTTA includes:
- the era gene encoding GTPase Era: MKQHCGYAAIIGRPNVGKSTLLNHLIGQKLSITSRKPQTTRHRLLGIKTQDNTQFIYVDTPGLHQRQGHAMNRYLNRAAISSLVGVDVVVWVVEASKWTQEDDHVLSILRDHSSNIPVILAINKVDQLADRELLLPFIAQLQDKYSFSDIFPISALRGINLSELEQKIATYLPESEWHFPEDQLTDRSERFLVAEIVREKLIRRLGEELPYRLTVQVEHFADEEGLAHISALIWVERDSQKAIVIGKQGQLLKQVGTEAREAIVELLGRKVFLQLWVKVRAGWSDDERALRQLGYTDQER